The Hippea jasoniae genome has a window encoding:
- a CDS encoding transporter substrate-binding domain-containing protein has protein sequence MKGFYRLVALLVAVFIFGSFSAKAADINLWHNSTLYKIEKRGVLRVGLNAGYMPFEMRSKTGKIIGFDVDMAKLMAKAMGVKLQIINTDWDGIIPALMTGKFDIIMSGMTITQKRNLKVNFADPYIVVGQTILLNKKWAGKVKSYKDLNSPKFTVTVMLGTTGDFAAKKYIPKAKIEEFQTEEEAVMQVMQGRADAFVYDQPYNSIFHATKGKGKLIFLNKPFTYEPLGWAINKGDPDFLNWLNNFLRQIKHDGAYDKLYKKWFVDVNTWINKVQ, from the coding sequence ATGAAAGGGTTTTATCGATTGGTTGCTTTGTTAGTTGCTGTATTTATTTTTGGTAGTTTTTCTGCAAAAGCTGCAGATATCAATCTGTGGCATAACTCCACGCTTTACAAGATTGAAAAAAGGGGAGTGTTAAGGGTTGGCTTAAACGCTGGTTACATGCCGTTTGAGATGAGAAGTAAGACAGGCAAGATTATTGGTTTTGATGTTGATATGGCAAAACTGATGGCTAAAGCCATGGGCGTAAAGTTGCAGATAATAAACACCGATTGGGATGGTATTATACCTGCGTTAATGACGGGTAAGTTTGATATTATTATGAGTGGAATGACCATCACGCAAAAAAGAAATCTAAAAGTTAATTTTGCTGATCCATACATTGTTGTTGGTCAAACTATTCTTTTGAATAAAAAATGGGCTGGAAAGGTAAAATCCTACAAGGATTTAAATAGCCCTAAATTTACAGTTACCGTTATGCTTGGCACAACAGGTGATTTTGCAGCTAAAAAATATATTCCTAAAGCAAAAATTGAAGAATTTCAAACAGAAGAAGAGGCAGTTATGCAGGTGATGCAGGGAAGGGCTGATGCGTTTGTTTATGACCAGCCTTATAACTCAATCTTCCATGCAACAAAGGGCAAAGGTAAATTGATTTTCTTGAATAAACCTTTTACATATGAGCCACTTGGCTGGGCTATAAATAAAGGTGATCCAGACTTTTTAAACTGGCTTAATAACTTTTTGCGCCAGATCAAACATGATGGTGCATACGATAAGCTTTATAAGAAATGGTTTGTTGATGTAAATACATGGATTAATAAGGTTCAATAA
- a CDS encoding sensor histidine kinase produces the protein MKNDFGLERFAKLVIKQDDLRTLYFRAFAFLLDFFDADKLYFFKFSKRKQCFDPKAALNRDILEEVVKGDYESFNIEEAFEKEFNLNFRAFGSSCNDVVRSLAKLVVDKKVKSIKSSSIKSARLKSLWSQLKLNDEAFYVPLFSLNEMVGFVLFDKVIDYDNSKAYFDLLGCAIGRLFLLKNIDNLSNLLATKDDEDKRKQKLYQIGKTAMIMAHEMKNSLIGIMGLFSRLKAYVDEDKKAQRYYEIIESQLKKLYEFTFDINKFSKIGDGADIREVEIADIIDNSIEMASSFSNDVKFSVSIGKDASVIEADKSQLEQVFLNLFKNSIEAKKQGSVKIDVSVRKEGEFVVIKIKDNSGGVDEETLKNMMKPFFTTKSYGTGLGLAIVKGIIDIYNGSLSFKNVKDGLECVIKLPQKNNTGGSDGRKEKNHGCG, from the coding sequence ATGAAGAATGATTTTGGGCTTGAAAGGTTTGCTAAACTTGTTATAAAGCAGGACGATTTAAGAACATTGTATTTTAGGGCTTTTGCTTTTTTGTTGGATTTTTTTGATGCCGATAAACTTTATTTTTTTAAGTTTAGCAAAAGAAAGCAGTGCTTTGACCCAAAAGCCGCACTAAACAGGGATATTTTAGAAGAAGTTGTCAAGGGCGATTATGAGAGTTTTAACATAGAAGAGGCGTTTGAGAAGGAATTTAATCTAAATTTCAGGGCTTTTGGTTCATCCTGCAATGATGTTGTGCGATCCTTAGCTAAACTGGTTGTTGACAAAAAGGTTAAGTCGATTAAATCAAGCTCGATTAAAAGCGCAAGACTTAAATCGCTATGGAGTCAGTTGAAACTTAATGATGAGGCGTTTTATGTGCCGTTGTTTTCTTTAAATGAGATGGTGGGTTTTGTTTTATTTGACAAAGTAATCGATTACGATAATTCAAAGGCTTATTTTGATTTACTTGGTTGTGCGATAGGTAGATTATTTTTGTTAAAAAATATCGATAATCTTTCTAATTTGCTTGCCACAAAGGATGATGAGGACAAGAGAAAACAAAAATTATATCAAATAGGAAAGACCGCAATGATTATGGCTCATGAGATGAAAAATTCATTAATCGGTATAATGGGTTTGTTTAGCAGGCTTAAGGCTTATGTTGATGAGGATAAAAAAGCCCAGCGTTATTATGAGATTATTGAGTCGCAGCTAAAAAAACTCTATGAGTTTACATTCGACATCAATAAATTTTCAAAAATTGGCGATGGAGCAGATATTAGAGAGGTTGAAATTGCTGATATAATCGATAATTCTATAGAGATGGCATCAAGTTTTTCTAATGATGTAAAATTTTCAGTTTCTATTGGAAAGGATGCATCTGTAATTGAGGCTGACAAATCTCAGCTTGAACAGGTGTTTTTAAACCTTTTTAAAAACTCTATCGAGGCAAAAAAGCAGGGCTCGGTGAAAATAGATGTTTCGGTTAGAAAAGAAGGAGAATTTGTAGTCATAAAAATTAAAGATAATAGTGGCGGTGTGGATGAAGAGACGCTTAAAAATATGATGAAGCCGTTTTTTACCACAAAATCATACGGAACAGGGCTTGGACTTGCAATTGTAAAGGGTATTATTGACATCTACAACGGGAGTTTAAGTTTTAAGAATGTCAAAGACGGGCTTGAGTGTGTTATAAAATTACCACAAAAAAACAATACTGGAGGTAGTGATGGCAGAAAAGAAAAAAATCATGGTTGTGGATGA
- the argB gene encoding acetylglutamate kinase, translated as MRKVFDKGDCLIEVLPFIKKFYSKTMVIKYGGSAMIDEKLRESFSKDVSLLKYVGIHPVVVHGGGPEIAHILNKLHIKSEFYKGLRITDEETMEVVVMVLAGKVNKEIVLQINKSGGRAVGISGVDAHIIKAKKKLLEDVDLGLVGDVEEINPEILTHLSEDGYIPVVAPIGVDDSGRRFNINADSVASAVAIGLKAEKLIYLTDTDGVYDKNGRLISSIKISDIDSLINNGTISGGMIPKLLSAREAIEKGVKKVHIINGKRFHSLLEEIFTLDGVGTQIYEE; from the coding sequence ATGCGGAAGGTTTTTGACAAAGGTGATTGTCTTATAGAGGTTTTGCCTTTTATAAAAAAGTTTTACTCAAAAACAATGGTCATTAAATATGGCGGTTCAGCCATGATTGATGAAAAGCTAAGGGAGAGTTTTTCAAAGGATGTCTCTCTTTTAAAGTATGTCGGGATTCATCCTGTTGTTGTGCATGGCGGAGGCCCAGAAATTGCTCATATTCTTAATAAATTACACATAAAGAGTGAATTTTATAAAGGTTTGCGAATAACAGATGAAGAAACAATGGAAGTTGTTGTTATGGTGCTGGCAGGTAAAGTAAACAAAGAGATTGTTTTACAGATAAATAAAAGTGGAGGAAGGGCTGTGGGCATAAGCGGCGTTGATGCCCATATTATTAAGGCAAAAAAGAAACTTTTGGAGGATGTAGATTTAGGTCTTGTGGGTGATGTAGAAGAGATAAATCCTGAGATACTAACTCACCTTTCTGAAGATGGCTATATTCCCGTTGTTGCTCCTATTGGTGTTGATGATAGCGGCAGGAGGTTTAACATAAACGCTGATAGTGTAGCTTCTGCTGTTGCTATAGGTTTGAAAGCAGAGAAATTGATATATCTAACAGATACAGACGGTGTTTACGATAAAAATGGTCGCCTAATCTCTTCAATAAAGATCAGTGATATTGATAGTCTGATCAATAACGGCACAATCAGCGGTGGTATGATTCCAAAACTACTCTCTGCAAGAGAGGCAATAGAAAAGGGTGTTAAAAAGGTTCATATAATAAACGGCAAAAGATTTCACTCGCTTCTTGAAGAGATATTTACTTTGGATGGTGTAGGAACGCAGATTTATGAAGAATGA
- a CDS encoding ferredoxin — MAKVWVEDSCIGCEACVDELPEVFQMEDGKAKVVNPEGASLEEIKEVAEACPTESIKVEE, encoded by the coding sequence ATGGCTAAGGTATGGGTAGAGGATAGCTGCATTGGTTGCGAGGCTTGTGTTGATGAGCTTCCAGAGGTTTTCCAGATGGAAGATGGTAAGGCAAAGGTTGTTAATCCTGAGGGTGCATCCTTAGAAGAGATTAAAGAGGTAGCTGAGGCTTGCCCAACAGAGTCTATTAAGGTTGAAGAATAA
- a CDS encoding response regulator: protein MAEKKKIMVVDDEDAIRLLYEEEFSDEGYDVVSCSNGEEAIEKFEKENPDLVILDIAMPGMSGLDVLGKIKEKSPNTPVIMSTAYSHYKNDFYTHVADAYIVKSPDLGELKDKVKELLG, encoded by the coding sequence ATGGCAGAAAAGAAAAAAATCATGGTTGTGGATGATGAAGATGCAATCAGATTGCTATACGAAGAGGAATTCTCAGATGAAGGCTATGATGTTGTTTCATGCAGCAATGGGGAAGAAGCTATAGAAAAATTTGAAAAGGAAAATCCGGATCTTGTTATTTTAGACATTGCCATGCCTGGTATGAGTGGTTTGGATGTGTTGGGTAAGATTAAGGAAAAATCACCCAATACGCCCGTGATAATGTCAACAGCCTATTCTCATTACAAAAACGATTTCTACACACATGTGGCTGATGCCTATATTGTCAAATCGCCCGATTTAGGAGAACTTAAAGATAAAGTAAAAGAGCTTCTGGGATGA